The genomic segment TAGAACTGAGTGGATGGTGTGAAATGTAATAGGATCCAGGCTCCTCTATCCAAGTACTGAAAATCAGTATTCAAAACCACTCACTGCATCACTAAATCATGGAAAGTCTGTCTACCCGTGCCAGAGGTTTTGCAGCTATATGTCAAACTAGATAAAACAGATAGTGTTTCAGTGACTTGTAGTGTCATTTCCATTGATTTGGCTAATACTTAGGTAAAATCCAATTACTAGTggaattataatattaatatctctctctctttttaaaaaCCATTACACAGGATTCCAGGAGGCTAGTTTTATTTGGATATGTTCTGAATATGGCTTCAAAGTCACAGTCATCTGATCAGCTCTGTCTGCTCCCTCTATTGTGTGCTGGCCTGAGCTCCTGACATGTGATGTGATTGTTCCCAGTGTCCCTGCTATCTCTGGGCCCTAGAGAGGAGAGGGTGTGAGGTCAAACAGGTCAGTTTTACTGCTCATCCATATACAGCCTGTGGGCACCAAGAGGGAAAATTGAACAATGACCCTCATTTAAAGGCGTTCCTATGGAAATTGCAGGAAATGCATTGGTTTATGTCGCCCAAGATTAGGCTGCACTCTAATAGGTGAATAATAAGCGTGGAAATCGTTGCTGATGCTGCCAGCCTCTTTGCTTTCCcctagcagcagcagcaccgaGGCTCAGGGGCGGCTGTGCTCAGGAGCGTCTCTATCTCCGAAGCTCAGTGGCACAGTGGCTCCTTCTTGCAGACACTTagtggtctgtgtgtgtgtgagtgagagaacGTGGGCTGCATGCTGCACAGCCTCCAGCATTCGGGGAATCCTAATGAATTCCTCTAGCTCAGGGCGGGGAGCAGCATTTATATTTCAGCAGCTTGTAGCCGTAGGGGAGGCAGATGAAGCACCATATGTAGGTCACACCCGCCGTAACTTCAACCACGCTGCCCTCCGTTTACCCCTCACTAGGGTTTTTGCCGATCAAGGCGGCGCAGGAGTCATGTTCTATTTTGTGCAGTTGCCATACCATTAAAGAGGAAATGGGTATTGTTCTTTCCTCTGAGTTAtggttttctgtttcttcttgaTGGGTTATTAGGAATATGCAGCCATCATTATTAGCTTAATGTACTTGAGACTGTAATTTGTTTTAGGGCTGCACATTATGTCATGTGTTAACTGTTATTGCAATGTTGGCCTTTGCGCCAACTTTGACCAATCACTGTTCCAGATAAGgttttctgtgggtgtttcagCCATCACAAATTATTAGAATACACAGTATTCTGTTTGTGCATTGCATTGATATTCTATTCTCTGTTTAATATTAAAAGCTTTGATGTTTTAAACCACACTTATTGTagcctaaaatatatttgaatatattcaGCAAATGATTTTATAACGGTGATTAccatttgagagaaaaaaaaatgtattctaGATGTTGTAGTTGAACGTAGGGATGGGCAACATGACAATGTTTTGTTGTAGTGTGGTAAATTTCTTCACTATAtgcttttttgagcattttgtaGATGTCAGTACTTGCATGATTCATgaccaagagagcataattagcacctgtttaattggatttactATAGACACTGAATATAAATAATTGTACTCAAAGTTATTGACAGTAGTTTGTTATGgcactactggttctttttgGTCTGTTCCAGCATAGACTTCAGAAAACCTAAATATTGTCGTACGtagcattcatcatgaaaacgCCCTGAAGCATTGTCATGCTATTTTATGTCACCCATCTGTAGCTGAACGCATCATAAATTCATGCCAGACATCCACGTTAGCTCTCCTCAGAGTGCAACGAACTGCACTGCTTTCCATGTGGGCACTTAATCTAAAAGAGCAAATATGCTTAAGAAGGAAAGCTTATGTGAGTTAGACAGGCAATGAGAATAACCACGGTAAGGAGAGAGTGCAGGcaggtcaaaaaaaaaaaaagctttaatgcaccactgcatttaCAGTGTGCATGTGCCATAAAGGTGGACTGCAGGCTGCTCtgtgttgtctttttttcccaTGTGTGGAAGGCTGCTGCACTTTATCTGCTGCTATTAGTTTAACAAGCAAAAAAGTTCTGCTTTGCGCTGCTGTAGTCAGTCATTTCAGGGCTGAGTCAGGACATGGACTAACATTAGAAAGAAATTTGTTAAAATAGATTGCAAGACATATATAATTACCTTTATGCATCTTAAATCTCCCTGAAATTTTAACCATCCTTTTAGATTTACAGCTGTGATGGATGGAAATTATTGGCTCGTGCCTTGTGGTGGTGTGATTAGACTGGACCTCTGTGGAGTTCACGCTTCTCTCACATGCCAGtgggaaaagtttttttttttttgatgaattaGACTACAGTTGTATTTGAAATGGTTCCATTCCATGTGAGGAGTTTTtacttagtgtgtgtgtgtgtgtgtgtgtgtgtgtgtgtgtgtgtgtgtgtgtgtgtgtgtgtgtgtgtgtgtgtgtgtgtgtgtgtgtgtgtgcgcgcatgggTGCAAGCTGAACAAAAAAATGCCATAGGCAGCAGATTCACATGCAGTCTTCCTGCATGCCTGCATGTTGCTGTTTCCTAGCAAGACTCTCCTTAATAAGATTACCAAGAACAATAGCTGGAAGCAATGGGTCACACACGCTCTTCCTGGGTAGAGAGCATCAGTGTGAAACTGTCCCTGGACACCACATCCTTGAAACCAGGCACACGTACACCCCATACCACCCTGTGTTCTGTTAATTAGGGAAGAATACATTGTTTGGCCTTGAACATTGTTTGTGAATAAGCCATCTAATAAATCCTGAGCACCCTGACCAGTCTCCTAAGTTCTAGATTTGTGTTGTGGATGTGTTTTGATGAAGGAAGGTATTCATCATCCAaaaaatttacataattttggtTGAAATCACACAGACCAGtctttaacacattttttgtcACATCAAAGGTTGACAAAggttaatacattttaaatatattgcaAAATCTGATGCAATTTAAAAGGCAGTTTAACTGCAGTATTGCATTTTCTCCATGTCAAGCAATCTTGTTGCTAATATGAGCAAGTTCTCCTTTGTGCTGATGTCCGTAATGGGGGAGGCCAAGTGAGAGTTGATTGCTGTGGTGAAGTAGCTAACATTGAGTCAGACTCTCACAGTGTCTCAAAGAAAGGCAGTCTGTATAAGCCAGTTCCTAGGAAATGTAATGAGGCATTAGGATAAATGTACCAGAAGTATTTATTGTTGTACAACAATTTCATAAATGGagtaaaaagaaacaacagcgcatgaataaaactaaataaactcTTATTTGCATTTACCATCACATCAGCTGTCTTACCAGTAACTGCAGTTCAGGCTGCGGTTGTACAAGTTATGGTGTTActactaaatgtaaatgtgtcaaTCATTTTGGTCTGCTTTCAGATTCAGTGTTGGTTATTATCAGTAAACAATGACATGTTGCATGTTTGAGACTTTTCAGCTGTTGTAACACAGacaattcagttcatgaaggggCCTATGTCATCATTGTCTTTAATGGTGTGTGCATCATGGATGCATATATTGCCATAAAATATGACTTGGCAGTAATTATGAGTGTTTGGAGTTGAGCTAAGTGTTATGAAAAATGCTTCAATATTGATACCACTACCTTGATGTCGGTACTGATTCCTTTCCCCTTTTTAATTGCAATGTAGCTGAAACCAGAAATGAGCGACAGGTGCTAGAAGTGGGTGTATATACTAACCGACTGTAGAATAATCAAGACGAGTggacattaatgacagattacATTCTGcttacagaatgtaaatttgACAGCAGTCAGGGTTTTTTGAAACAAGCTTGCTGGTTAGCTTAAGACTGactacttaagtattgaaattACATATTGAATGACACAGATTTCTTTGTTATTCTGTACTAATTAGTTTAGTCATCAAATGAAAGTATGAATTTCCATTTGGATTAAGTATAACTGGCCTTGatgacattaaaaacaaaatgagttCTTATTGTCCACTGACTGAATTGTTGGTATCTTTGCAGGTGGAGTCAGCTCGTGTGGGTACTGTGTGCTGAAACTTAGAGAGGTGCCTAGATATGGCGGCCAACAAGGGTAAAAACCAGAGCTCCTTGGCGCTGCACAAGGTCATCATGGTGGGCAGTGGTGGTGTAGGCAAGTCAGCACTCACCCTCCAGTTCATGTATGATGAGGTGAGCAGTTGTGTTGTAATGCTAAGACCGTATAGGATTTGTGGTTTAGATGCACAGTACCATTCAAAGGTGTAgacattttcaataatataaaaaaaatatatatttttaggtGTATTCAGAATAATGAACAGAGATGTAGATGATTCTGAAACGCCTGAGAAGACAAAATGATGGATAAAAGCTGACAAAGCTGTCATAAACATGTACTTTTTGGTCCAGAAAACTTGAAAGTATACATTAAGAAACATCAACAGTTCCTTTGCTGTCGAATTTAGAATGTTTAAATCTACACTAAgttattgtatataaaatagcCGAAATATATGAGGAGTTTACCTCCAAAACGctgtttatcattttataagCATCTTGGATATAAAGGGGTAACGACTGATGTATAATGTGAAtatatgtgaaatgttaaataataataataataataattgtattcTACATTTTTTGTAGTAGTTTTAAATGTGGTTGTACTACCACACTTCATCTGTCAGTATATTGAGATACATAGTGTATGTCTATAACTATCATGATTGAAATAAAGATCACCCAGCCCttgtattaatcataatatagcaatgatatttgttttatatgtaaagtgCACTCCGAATAACATATAtcataaaaacaagaaaattctTGAAGGTCTGTAATGAGTATTGGCATGAAATCATTCATTAATATCCAAGTCTCATATGATGATGAATGCTGCATAAATGCATCTGTGTTTTGCTCTGCAGTTTGTTGAAGACTATGAGCCTACAAAGGCAGACAGCTACCGAAAGAAAGTGGTGCTGGATGGAGAGGAAGTGCAGATCGATATTTTGGACACAGCCGGGCAGGAGGACTACGCAGCCATCCGAGACAATTACTTCCGCAGTGGAGAGGGctttctgctggtgttctccATCACTGAGCAGGAGTCTTTCACAGCTACAGCAGAGTTCAGGTCAGTATGACATCACGACAGCACAGCCTGGTCAAAAATGCCATGACGGGGGTCTGTGGTTTGTGATCAGACTCTATTTTGTATCCTGCATGCTTGCCTCCTTGAATTAGCATTGGGTTTCTGTGTGAATTTACATAGAGAGCAGATTTTGCGTGTTAAAGCAGAGGAGGATAAGATACCTCTGCTACTGGTGGGGAATAAATCTGACCTGGAGGACCGCAGGCAAGTGTCAGTGGATGATGCCAG from the Pygocentrus nattereri isolate fPygNat1 chromosome 6, fPygNat1.pri, whole genome shotgun sequence genome contains:
- the ralba gene encoding ras-related protein Ral-B, whose product is MAANKGKNQSSLALHKVIMVGSGGVGKSALTLQFMYDEFVEDYEPTKADSYRKKVVLDGEEVQIDILDTAGQEDYAAIRDNYFRSGEGFLLVFSITEQESFTATAEFREQILRVKAEEDKIPLLLVGNKSDLEDRRQVSVDDARGKAEEWGVQYVETSAKTRANVDKVFFDLMREVRAKKMSENKDKNGKGKNKKNKKSFKERCCLL